The following are encoded in a window of Pedobacter cryoconitis genomic DNA:
- a CDS encoding barstar family protein → MNGYCLFEAGKEKDLIKDNTRIVNINGREIVTVDEFIHELARQLDFPDYYSSSLDSLEELLNDLSWLKETQFAIVVRNYSFFLCEEKNPARKTNLLGLLNDVAEQWDNVPNYPGEEDFRNKAVFNIYIEKGNIAAAELEKLNISYNEVK, encoded by the coding sequence ATGAACGGATATTGCCTCTTTGAAGCTGGAAAAGAAAAGGATTTGATTAAAGACAACACACGTATCGTCAATATAAACGGACGTGAAATTGTTACCGTGGATGAATTTATTCACGAATTAGCCAGACAGCTTGACTTCCCGGATTATTATAGCAGCAGCCTGGATTCACTGGAAGAATTGCTTAATGATTTAAGCTGGCTGAAAGAAACCCAGTTTGCGATTGTAGTCCGTAATTATTCCTTTTTCTTATGTGAGGAAAAGAACCCGGCCAGAAAGACTAATTTGCTGGGTTTACTGAATGATGTAGCCGAACAATGGGACAATGTACCTAACTATCCGGGAGAAGAAGACTTCAGAAATAAAGCTGTCTTTAATATTTATATAGAAAAGGGCAATATTGCAGCTGCTGAACTGGAGAAACTAAACATCAGCTATAACGAGGTAAAATAA
- a CDS encoding GH92 family glycosyl hydrolase, which yields MSRKKTGLIFICSFIFSLNLSAQNKLSQYVNPIIGSDAHGHVFVGANVPFGAVQLGPTNIFEGWDWCSGYHYSSNTIVGFTHTHLSGTGIGDLNDVLIMPATGKVQLDKGTKTDQKNGYVSTFSHANEVAKPGYYSVILDKYKIKAELTASERVGFHRYTFPAKQDNPHVMLDLSDGIGWDKPVETYIKQVNSTTLVGYRLSTGWAKDQRLYFAVKLSQPLSSMSLYDSTQVAKGIEGKGRKMKAVLNFKAIEKNVLQMKVGISPVSYENALANIAAEIPAWDFAKVVASADAKWNKELAKIQIEGSKETKKVFYTALYHTMIAPTLFNDANGDYRGTDKKVYHKPGFDNYTTFSLWDTYRAFHPLYTIIHPDKVSDIISSFLAIYKQQGKLPVWHLMGNETNTMIGYHAVPIIVDAYLKGYRKYDVELAYEAIKHSAMQKEDGIEYAQKLKYIPADKVNEAVAKGLEYAIDDWCIARMAKAMHKEEDYVYFSKRAKLYAEYFDPQVEFMRGKLADGSWRKPFDPVASKHREDDYTEGNAWQYTWLVPQDPEGLIHLFGGEAGFTRKLDSLFSISSVVEAGGSPDISGLIGQYAQGNEPNHHTPYMYAYAGKPWKTAQVVRQITDSLYTAKPDGLCGNEDLGQMSSWYVFSALGFYPVNPANGAYVFGSPLVDHAIINLPGAKKFELKVIGNSPKNKYIQKAVLNGKPYTKNFLLHAAIVAGGELTLYMGDQPSATWGVSLADRPKSAGAE from the coding sequence ATGAGTAGAAAAAAAACAGGTCTGATCTTTATTTGCAGTTTCATTTTTAGTCTTAATCTGAGCGCGCAGAATAAATTAAGTCAGTACGTAAATCCGATCATTGGTTCGGATGCACACGGGCACGTATTTGTTGGTGCAAACGTCCCATTCGGAGCAGTTCAGTTAGGCCCCACAAACATTTTTGAAGGTTGGGACTGGTGCAGTGGTTATCACTATTCCAGCAATACAATTGTAGGGTTTACCCATACACATTTGAGTGGTACCGGAATTGGTGATCTGAATGATGTACTGATTATGCCGGCTACAGGTAAAGTGCAATTGGATAAAGGGACTAAAACTGACCAGAAGAACGGCTATGTTTCTACTTTCTCTCATGCCAATGAGGTGGCTAAACCAGGATATTATAGTGTTATTCTGGATAAATATAAAATCAAAGCAGAGCTTACTGCTTCAGAAAGAGTTGGTTTTCACCGTTACACATTTCCTGCAAAACAAGATAATCCACATGTAATGCTGGATTTAAGTGATGGAATAGGGTGGGATAAACCAGTTGAAACCTATATCAAACAGGTAAACAGCACAACTCTGGTCGGTTATCGTTTATCTACAGGATGGGCTAAAGACCAGCGTTTATACTTTGCTGTTAAATTATCACAGCCTTTAAGCAGCATGTCACTTTATGACAGCACGCAGGTCGCTAAAGGTATCGAAGGAAAAGGCAGAAAAATGAAAGCTGTGTTGAATTTCAAAGCTATTGAGAAAAATGTCCTGCAAATGAAAGTGGGTATTTCTCCGGTTAGTTATGAAAATGCATTGGCAAATATAGCTGCTGAGATTCCAGCATGGGATTTCGCGAAAGTAGTAGCATCGGCCGATGCCAAATGGAATAAAGAACTGGCAAAAATTCAGATCGAAGGAAGTAAAGAGACTAAAAAGGTTTTTTATACTGCTTTGTACCATACGATGATTGCGCCTACACTATTTAATGATGCGAATGGTGATTACCGTGGAACAGATAAGAAAGTTTATCACAAGCCCGGATTTGATAACTATACCACCTTTTCACTGTGGGATACCTACCGTGCTTTTCATCCTTTATATACTATTATTCATCCGGATAAAGTATCAGACATTATCAGTTCATTCCTGGCAATTTATAAACAACAGGGCAAATTGCCTGTATGGCACTTAATGGGTAATGAAACGAATACGATGATTGGATACCATGCCGTACCGATTATTGTGGATGCTTATCTGAAAGGTTACAGAAAGTATGATGTAGAGCTTGCTTATGAAGCGATCAAACATTCTGCAATGCAAAAAGAAGACGGGATCGAATACGCGCAAAAATTGAAATATATCCCTGCTGATAAAGTAAATGAAGCTGTTGCAAAAGGGCTGGAATATGCGATTGATGACTGGTGTATTGCCCGTATGGCAAAAGCAATGCATAAAGAAGAAGATTATGTTTATTTCAGCAAAAGAGCGAAGTTATATGCAGAATATTTTGATCCGCAGGTAGAATTTATGCGTGGTAAACTTGCAGATGGCAGCTGGCGCAAACCTTTTGACCCGGTAGCTTCTAAACACCGTGAAGATGATTATACTGAAGGAAATGCCTGGCAGTATACCTGGTTGGTTCCACAAGATCCGGAAGGTTTAATTCACTTATTTGGCGGCGAAGCTGGTTTTACAAGAAAACTTGATTCTTTATTCAGCATCAGTTCAGTAGTAGAAGCAGGTGGTTCTCCGGATATCAGTGGTTTAATCGGTCAGTATGCACAAGGAAATGAACCTAATCACCATACACCCTATATGTATGCTTATGCTGGCAAACCATGGAAAACTGCACAGGTAGTACGTCAGATTACAGATTCATTGTACACTGCTAAACCTGATGGTCTTTGTGGTAACGAAGATTTAGGACAGATGTCTTCCTGGTATGTATTCTCGGCTCTAGGATTTTATCCTGTAAATCCAGCTAACGGAGCTTATGTATTTGGTTCTCCACTAGTAGATCATGCAATCATTAATCTTCCGGGAGCAAAGAAATTTGAACTTAAAGTGATTGGCAACAGTCCGAAAAATAAGTATATCCAGAAGGCTGTTTTAAATGGCAAGCCTTATACTAAGAATTTTCTCTTGCATGCAGCTATTGTTGCAGGAGGGGAACTCACCTTGTACATGGGCGATCAGCCTTCTGCTACATGGGGAGTGAGTTTGGCAGACCGGCCAAAATCTGCCGGAGCTGAATAA
- a CDS encoding SusD/RagB family nutrient-binding outer membrane lipoprotein gives MNTSHKLINNNSLTKVVRSGAVILSGLLLLTAVGCKKNFEKDATDGTGIPDSEIKLPTLLPPLQSSIFRNYQIAQNLSADGFSGYMMSPTPFMANYDLNYSPFDGWDKAGFNDQYTYVMAPVNKMARLGLRTANPDLWAIALIIKVEAMHRVTDKFGPIPYSAVGKTLTNTPYDSQQSVYNQFFNELDTAVNNLQTFQAANPGAKPFTAYDRIYNGDYSKWIKFANSLRLRLAMHIVKADPATAKLQAEKAMSAAGGLLTDAADNAAIAVAPGSVNDLFQLTNDYSDNRLGATLATYLVGYNDPRLKSYATPATDPAFAGQYVGIRIGSNIPSKSAYVTYASLNVVKTFTNTAPQQIMTAAEIWFLKAEAGLRGWANAGDPKTNYEKGITVSMSQWGVTDATAYINDATSKQADYVDPKNNVNNIKAVSTMTIKWDDAAANEVKLERIMTQKWLAVFPEGQEAWTEFRRTGYPKLFPVVNNTSNGLIDTQIQIRRLPYPSNEKTSNGVELAKAVQSIGGQDNGGVRVWWDLAKGNF, from the coding sequence ATGAACACGAGTCATAAATTAATAAATAACAACAGCCTGACTAAAGTTGTCCGTTCTGGTGCGGTCATTTTATCCGGGTTACTATTGCTTACTGCGGTAGGCTGTAAAAAGAATTTTGAAAAAGATGCAACTGACGGGACAGGTATTCCTGACAGTGAAATCAAATTGCCTACTTTACTTCCGCCATTACAATCTTCTATCTTTAGAAACTACCAGATTGCACAGAATTTAAGTGCAGACGGTTTCTCTGGTTACATGATGTCTCCAACCCCTTTTATGGCGAATTACGACCTGAACTATTCTCCGTTCGATGGTTGGGATAAAGCAGGCTTTAATGACCAGTATACTTATGTAATGGCGCCTGTTAATAAAATGGCAAGATTAGGATTAAGAACTGCTAACCCCGATTTATGGGCTATTGCCTTAATTATCAAGGTAGAAGCAATGCACAGGGTTACTGATAAATTTGGCCCGATCCCATACAGTGCTGTTGGTAAAACATTAACCAATACGCCTTATGACAGTCAGCAGAGCGTATATAATCAGTTCTTCAATGAACTGGATACTGCGGTTAATAACCTGCAAACTTTTCAGGCTGCAAATCCAGGTGCAAAACCTTTTACAGCTTATGACAGGATTTATAACGGAGATTATTCGAAATGGATCAAGTTTGCCAACTCTTTGAGATTGCGTTTAGCGATGCATATTGTGAAAGCAGATCCTGCAACTGCGAAGTTACAGGCTGAGAAAGCAATGAGTGCTGCGGGTGGTTTATTAACAGATGCTGCTGACAATGCAGCTATTGCAGTTGCTCCGGGTTCAGTAAATGATCTTTTTCAATTGACAAATGATTATAGTGACAACCGTTTAGGTGCAACACTTGCTACTTATCTTGTGGGCTATAATGATCCAAGGTTGAAATCTTATGCAACCCCGGCAACGGATCCTGCTTTTGCTGGCCAGTATGTTGGAATCAGAATAGGTTCTAATATCCCTTCTAAAAGTGCTTATGTTACTTATGCAAGTTTGAACGTAGTTAAAACATTTACAAATACAGCTCCTCAGCAAATCATGACAGCTGCTGAGATCTGGTTCTTAAAAGCAGAAGCTGGATTAAGAGGCTGGGCTAATGCAGGAGATCCAAAAACAAACTATGAAAAAGGTATTACGGTATCTATGTCACAGTGGGGAGTTACGGATGCAACTGCCTATATCAATGATGCAACCAGTAAACAAGCTGATTATGTAGATCCAAAAAATAATGTGAATAACATTAAGGCAGTTTCTACGATGACCATTAAGTGGGATGATGCTGCTGCTAATGAAGTGAAATTAGAACGCATCATGACTCAGAAATGGCTGGCTGTTTTTCCTGAAGGACAAGAAGCATGGACAGAATTCCGTCGTACAGGTTATCCAAAGTTATTCCCTGTAGTTAACAATACAAGTAACGGGCTGATTGATACACAAATTCAGATCCGCCGTTTACCTTATCCTTCGAATGAGAAAACTTCCAATGGTGTGGAGCTTGCAAAAGCTGTACAATCAATCGGTGGGCAGGATAATGGTGGTGTGAGAGTATGGTGGGATTTAGCGAAAGGTAATTTCTAA
- a CDS encoding SusC/RagA family TonB-linked outer membrane protein, which translates to MKKTLQLTCLLLYASSHAFATVKSDHPKLLTPLMNIPGFSAADEVKGTVRDATGTTLPGVSVQVKGTKLVTQTNASGQYGITAKAGDIIVFSYIGYDKQEVTVGTQATVDIVLKSSAQELNTVVVTALGVKKSEKSLTYATQQISNKDLTTVKSDNLMNSLNGKIAGVAISPSASGVGGSAKVILRGNRSIAGNNQPLYVIDGVPMSNGSNSNSQPTNTMGGNTNVDGGDGISNLNPDDIESMSVLKGASASALYGSDAANGVIVITTKKGKAGKAIINYSSSLQVDNAAFKPEFQNNYGQTSAGSTDSYGPKISNGGQDNLKQFFQTGTNFTNSINLSGGTENAQTYVSYANTAARGIEPGNKLSRHNFNMRETARFLDNKLTVDGNINYIAQKIDNTPGLGLYFNPLTGLYLFPRGNDITPYKNQYELGDQQGYNRQNWFVMKNDVQQNPWWITNRNLNFSNRNRILLNGSVKYDVNNWLSLQVRGNLDRTADSYEQDLYSGTTGVLSKENGQMILNNQTVEQKYGDFLATFTAPKMGDFKLDGILGTSIKDIRTTGVTIGAGQGLNTPNLFITQNTVLNSTVSNAKTLPANDNQLQSIFGNANLSYKDWAFLTVTGRNDWSSNLAFTPNGSYFYPSVGLTFILNQMFHLPDVISYAKVRGSYAEVGNSVPQYVTNPVNYTDDSGSIVVSTVAPFPKLKPEKTKSWEFGTDMRFFENKLSLSFSYYKSNTYNQFIQIAPSVATGYSIGYVNAGNVQNTGFEFMLGYNAIKTSDFEWSTSFNGSRNKNVIIDVDSKDGINEFIMTGNYNNGYESHITTGGSYGDIYGKTLKRDAQGRILIGSNGTPITNGDFSYVGNSNPKFQLGWSNNFNYKNFSLSLLVDGKFGGQVMSITQAMLDEYGVSKVSGEARDRGFVSINGVDPNGKAVTQIDPQVWYKTIGGRNGVTGEYMYSATVVRLREASLGYTFPIKDKFVKNLKLAVTGRNLLYFYKKAPYDPELTLSTGNGLSGVDVFNQPAIRSLGFNLNVTF; encoded by the coding sequence ATGAAAAAAACATTACAATTGACTTGTTTACTACTTTACGCTTCGTCGCATGCTTTTGCAACGGTAAAGTCAGATCATCCTAAACTATTAACTCCTTTAATGAACATTCCAGGTTTCTCTGCTGCCGATGAGGTGAAGGGAACAGTGCGCGATGCCACAGGAACAACTTTACCGGGGGTATCAGTTCAGGTTAAAGGAACTAAGCTGGTTACGCAAACCAATGCGTCCGGACAATATGGTATAACTGCTAAAGCAGGTGATATCATCGTTTTCTCTTATATAGGCTATGATAAACAAGAAGTCACGGTTGGCACTCAGGCAACTGTTGATATCGTGTTGAAATCCAGTGCCCAGGAATTGAATACAGTAGTGGTAACAGCTTTAGGGGTTAAGAAATCGGAGAAATCACTTACTTATGCTACTCAGCAGATCTCTAATAAAGATTTGACAACGGTGAAAAGTGATAACTTAATGAATTCACTAAACGGAAAAATTGCTGGTGTGGCAATTTCGCCAAGTGCTTCTGGTGTGGGTGGTTCTGCAAAAGTAATTTTGCGTGGAAACAGATCAATCGCTGGAAACAATCAACCTTTATATGTGATTGATGGTGTACCAATGTCTAATGGTTCCAACAGCAACAGTCAGCCAACGAATACGATGGGTGGAAATACCAACGTAGATGGTGGTGACGGAATCTCCAATCTGAATCCTGACGATATTGAGAGCATGAGTGTACTGAAAGGTGCTTCTGCTTCTGCTTTATACGGAAGTGATGCAGCAAATGGTGTAATTGTGATTACGACTAAAAAAGGAAAAGCTGGAAAAGCAATTATCAATTACTCCAGCTCTTTACAAGTAGACAATGCTGCCTTCAAGCCAGAGTTTCAAAATAACTATGGACAGACTTCAGCAGGATCAACTGATAGTTATGGCCCGAAGATTTCTAATGGAGGTCAGGATAACCTGAAACAGTTTTTTCAGACGGGAACAAACTTCACGAATTCGATCAACTTATCAGGAGGAACTGAAAATGCGCAGACGTATGTATCTTATGCAAATACAGCTGCCAGAGGAATTGAGCCTGGAAATAAGTTAAGCAGACATAACTTTAATATGCGCGAAACAGCACGTTTCCTGGATAATAAACTGACTGTTGATGGAAATATCAATTATATCGCACAAAAAATTGATAACACTCCTGGACTGGGATTATATTTCAATCCGCTTACGGGTTTATACCTTTTCCCAAGAGGAAATGATATCACTCCTTATAAAAATCAATACGAACTTGGTGACCAGCAAGGTTACAACAGACAGAATTGGTTTGTGATGAAGAATGATGTTCAGCAAAATCCATGGTGGATCACTAACCGTAACTTAAACTTCAGTAACAGAAACCGTATATTATTAAACGGTAGTGTTAAATATGATGTGAACAACTGGTTAAGTTTACAAGTAAGAGGAAACTTAGACAGGACTGCTGATAGTTACGAACAGGATCTTTACTCAGGTACAACTGGCGTTCTTTCTAAAGAGAATGGACAAATGATTTTGAATAACCAGACTGTAGAACAAAAATATGGTGATTTCCTGGCTACTTTCACAGCGCCTAAAATGGGTGACTTCAAGCTGGACGGAATTTTGGGTACAAGTATTAAAGACATTCGTACAACCGGTGTTACTATCGGAGCTGGACAAGGTTTAAATACACCAAACTTGTTTATCACACAAAATACGGTGTTGAATTCAACAGTGAGTAATGCAAAAACTTTGCCTGCAAATGATAACCAATTACAATCTATCTTCGGTAATGCCAACCTTTCTTATAAGGATTGGGCATTTTTAACGGTAACAGGTAGAAATGACTGGTCTTCGAACCTTGCATTTACACCAAACGGATCTTATTTCTACCCATCTGTTGGTCTTACGTTTATTTTAAACCAGATGTTCCACCTGCCAGATGTAATTTCTTATGCTAAAGTAAGAGGTAGTTATGCAGAGGTTGGTAACAGTGTTCCACAATATGTGACTAACCCGGTTAATTACACTGATGACAGTGGTTCGATTGTAGTGAGTACAGTAGCACCTTTCCCAAAATTAAAACCTGAAAAGACTAAATCATGGGAATTTGGTACTGATATGAGATTTTTCGAGAATAAATTAAGCTTAAGCTTCAGTTATTACAAGTCAAATACTTACAACCAGTTTATCCAGATTGCACCTTCAGTAGCTACTGGTTATTCTATTGGTTATGTCAATGCGGGTAACGTACAGAATACAGGTTTTGAGTTTATGTTAGGTTATAATGCGATTAAAACCTCTGATTTTGAATGGAGTACATCTTTCAACGGTTCGAGAAATAAAAACGTAATTATAGATGTGGATTCTAAAGATGGAATCAATGAGTTTATCATGACCGGAAATTATAACAATGGTTATGAGTCTCACATTACTACTGGCGGATCTTACGGTGATATTTATGGAAAAACATTGAAACGTGATGCTCAGGGACGTATTTTGATTGGTTCGAACGGTACACCGATCACCAATGGCGATTTTAGTTATGTAGGTAACTCTAACCCTAAATTCCAATTGGGATGGAGCAACAACTTTAACTACAAAAATTTCAGTCTGAGTCTTCTTGTTGATGGAAAATTCGGTGGCCAGGTGATGTCGATCACTCAGGCAATGCTGGATGAATACGGTGTTTCAAAAGTAAGTGGCGAAGCGCGTGACCGTGGTTTTGTTTCGATCAATGGTGTTGATCCAAATGGAAAAGCAGTTACTCAGATCGATCCTCAGGTATGGTACAAAACTATTGGTGGAAGAAATGGGGTAACAGGTGAATATATGTACAGCGCTACAGTAGTACGTTTACGTGAGGCATCTTTAGGTTATACCTTCCCGATTAAAGACAAGTTTGTTAAAAACTTAAAATTGGCAGTAACAGGAAGAAACCTATTGTATTTCTACAAAAAGGCTCCATATGATCCTGAACTTACGCTTTCTACCGGAAACGGACTTTCAGGTGTTGATGTATTTAATCAGCCTGCTATCCGCAGTCTTGGTTTTAACCTTAATGTTACTTTCTAA
- a CDS encoding RNA polymerase sigma-70 factor, with the protein MKPDLSPLWTKVCVEDDVKAFEVLYYLLFNKLIKFCIYYVGRKEVAEEIISDILVKCWENRKAETVILNLETYLFTAVRNQSLKYIKKNANVHLVEIEPANEFRLMDNTDPEKQLENKELHHKLDQAIDKLPQQARIIFKLIKENGMKYKEVAEILEISPRTVQTQLFRAIDKLRVSLKAYHHIYTKYKPDDNAVNLTALIFFLHIFHFL; encoded by the coding sequence TTGAAACCTGATTTATCTCCTTTATGGACAAAGGTTTGCGTGGAGGATGATGTTAAAGCTTTTGAAGTTTTATATTATCTTTTATTTAACAAGCTGATCAAATTCTGCATCTATTATGTAGGCAGAAAAGAAGTAGCCGAAGAGATTATCTCTGATATCCTTGTTAAATGCTGGGAAAACAGGAAAGCAGAAACAGTTATTCTCAATCTTGAAACTTATCTTTTTACAGCAGTCAGGAACCAGTCCCTGAAGTATATTAAGAAAAACGCCAATGTCCATTTAGTAGAAATTGAACCTGCCAATGAATTCCGGTTGATGGACAATACCGATCCTGAAAAACAATTGGAAAATAAAGAATTGCATCATAAATTAGACCAGGCAATTGACAAGCTTCCGCAGCAGGCCAGGATCATCTTTAAGCTGATTAAAGAAAACGGGATGAAATATAAAGAGGTCGCGGAAATTCTGGAGATTTCACCAAGAACAGTACAAACACAATTATTCAGGGCAATAGATAAATTAAGAGTAAGTCTTAAGGCTTATCACCATATTTATACAAAATATAAGCCGGACGATAATGCTGTCAATTTAACAGCTTTAATATTTTTTTTACATATTTTTCATTTCTTGTAA
- a CDS encoding FecR family protein: protein MTDQKFTELLSEKLSGEISADDDQGFMEMLAANEDYRREYESLSAYFQRKEQPYENIDIVFQQIKERINVVGSNPKPIFTPAPVKRSFQQWYRIAAIFIFGLCTFFAYQFFKAKDAANLPATMAWKKSYTPGRQTSTVLLADGSKVTLNAASEIKYPASFNGQTREVYLTGEAFFDVAKDHQHPFIVHTKNISIKVLGTAFDVRSYPDESATETTLLRGKVEITLNKRPEKHILLSPAEKFTLKHAAESGAGSLNEDIYSITPMTYYKDDKDAILETSWMNNKLLFRNETFSLLSLRLSRWYGVDFVFKSDKLKDYKFTGEFEKENLAEALKALQFIAPFEYKIEGKTIYLYPVK from the coding sequence ATGACTGATCAGAAATTCACTGAATTACTTAGCGAAAAATTATCGGGTGAGATCTCCGCCGATGATGATCAGGGTTTTATGGAAATGCTTGCAGCAAACGAAGATTACAGGCGTGAATATGAATCTTTAAGTGCCTATTTTCAACGGAAAGAACAGCCCTATGAGAATATAGATATTGTATTTCAGCAGATCAAAGAACGGATTAATGTTGTTGGGTCAAACCCTAAACCGATTTTCACACCGGCACCCGTTAAACGCTCATTTCAGCAGTGGTACCGTATTGCAGCTATTTTTATTTTTGGCCTTTGTACTTTTTTCGCTTACCAGTTTTTCAAGGCAAAAGATGCAGCTAATCTTCCTGCAACCATGGCCTGGAAGAAATCATATACCCCCGGCAGACAAACTTCTACGGTTCTACTTGCCGATGGCAGTAAGGTTACTTTGAACGCCGCGAGTGAAATTAAGTATCCTGCATCTTTTAATGGTCAGACCAGAGAAGTCTATTTAACCGGGGAAGCATTTTTCGATGTTGCCAAAGATCATCAGCATCCATTCATCGTACATACAAAAAATATCAGTATCAAAGTACTGGGTACCGCTTTTGATGTGAGGTCTTATCCTGATGAAAGTGCAACAGAGACTACATTGCTTAGAGGAAAAGTAGAAATCACACTTAACAAAAGACCTGAAAAGCATATTCTGTTAAGCCCTGCGGAGAAATTCACTTTAAAACATGCTGCTGAGTCAGGTGCCGGAAGCTTGAATGAAGACATTTACAGTATCACACCGATGACCTATTACAAGGACGATAAAGATGCGATTCTGGAGACCTCCTGGATGAACAACAAACTCCTTTTCAGAAATGAGACTTTCTCCCTGCTGAGCCTGCGTTTATCAAGATGGTATGGGGTAGACTTTGTTTTTAAATCCGATAAATTGAAAGACTATAAGTTTACCGGAGAATTTGAGAAAGAAAATTTAGCCGAGGCCTTAAAAGCGTTACAGTTCATTGCCCCGTTCGAATATAAAATAGAAGGAAAAACTATCTATCTTTACCCTGTGAAGTAA